One genomic window of Monodelphis domestica isolate mMonDom1 chromosome 1, mMonDom1.pri, whole genome shotgun sequence includes the following:
- the LOC100618526 gene encoding FGFR1 oncogene partner 2 homolog, with protein sequence MSCTIEKALADAKALVERLRDHDNAAESLIEQTTALNKRVEAMKQYQEEIQELNEVARHRPRSTLVMGIQQENRQIRELQQENKELRTSLEEHQSALELIMSKYREQMFRLLMASKKDDPGIIMKLKEQHSKELQVHVDQITEMAAVMRKAIEIDEQQGCKEQERIFQLEQENKGLREILQITRESFLSLKKDDASESTSLSALVTNGDLSLRKS encoded by the coding sequence ATGAGCTGCACAATTGAAAAAGCTCTTGCAGATGCTAAAGCACTTGTTGAACGATTAAGAGACCATGACAATGCAGCAGAATCTCTGATTGAACAAACTACGGCTCTCAACAAGCGAGTGGAAGCAATGAAACAGTATCAAGAAGAAATTCAAGAACTTAATGAGGTTGCAAGACACCGACCACGATCTACATTAGTTATGGGAATTCAGCAAGAAAACAGGCAAATCAGAGAATTGcagcaagaaaataaagaattacgCACATCGCTTGAGGAACACCAGTCTGCTTTAGAACTCATAATGAGCAAGTACCGAGAGCAAATGTTTAGGTTGTTAATGGCCAGCAAAAAGGATGACCCAGGTATTATAATGAAGTTAAAGGAGCAACATTCCAAGGAATTACAAGTACATGTGGACCAGATTACTGAAATGGCAGCAGTAATGAGGAAAGCTATTGAAATTGATGAGCAGCAAGGTTGTAAGGAGCAGGAACGGATTTTTCAACTTGAACAAGAAAACAAGGGCTTGAGAGAAATCCTCCAAATAACTCGAGAATCATTCCTGAGCCTCAAAAAAGATGATGCATCAGAGAGTACATCTTTGTCAGCATTGGTAACCAACGGTGATTTGAGCCTGAGAAAGAGCTGA